A segment of the Cellvibrio sp. KY-YJ-3 genome:
TTGTCAGCGTGATTGCATTGCTGGTTGCATTAATCAGCTTGAAGCAGGTGCGCCGCCAGGCGGATGCCAATGAAAAACTGATTCAAAAATTAATGCGTGAGGTGGCTGCATCCAGCAGTGGTTCTGTAGGTATGGGGCAGCGGCTTCTGGCGATGGAAAAACGGTTGCAGTCTGAAGCTAAAAAGCCTGAAAAAATTGATTATTACAACGATGATGAATTCCAACCTTATTCACAAGCCGCACAAATGTTCAAAATGGGAATGGATTGTGATGAGGTGGCGCGACGTTGTGGTTTATCGCGCGCTGAAGCATCGCTGCTGGAAATGATGCAAAAATCGAGTCGGTAAAACACAGTTAGTGTGAAAAATGAAAAAAGGCGATCAGATGATCGCCTTTTTTTGTTGCCGAAGCTCCTCCCGTTATGCTTTACCCTATCAGAGTTGATATTGAAACGAGTTGCCGCTAACGCCAACTGAGTCGTCGCTTAGCAAATAAACATAGGCAGGCATAAGTGCTTCGGGGGTTTTTACTGTTTCCGGATTTTCGGCGGGATAAGCGGATGCGCGCATATCAGTGCGGGTTGCGCCAGGGTTAATACTATTGGTACGAATGCGTGTAGCACCTTCCAATTCATCGTGCAGTGTTTGCATCAGGTTTTCTGCTGCGGCTTTTGAGGCTGCGTAAGCG
Coding sequences within it:
- a CDS encoding DUF2802 domain-containing protein; this encodes MTVLEIGLSASALVSVIALLVALISLKQVRRQADANEKLIQKLMREVAASSSGSVGMGQRLLAMEKRLQSEAKKPEKIDYYNDDEFQPYSQAAQMFKMGMDCDEVARRCGLSRAEASLLEMMQKSSR